A genomic segment from Leishmania infantum JPCM5 genome chromosome 10 encodes:
- a CDS encoding putative endonuclease G, with the protein MSASAAIARLLGAASLALFGVTAYWAYSTQASKRTQLVVQPGRSLVTTANATPSIVSAGSDSSSQGSVRGDAALAFPVVLPPHTPPAQASTLTADFLQQCNEAAAHGLPSTAEVRCYGGYLASLNYERRIPNWVMEVVDYRKLHSGRRPSSPAAAAANRDDDAAQAADDEGSDGSRGGGDVSRNRSNFYADDTVPAAFRVGPNSYTSRGMSRGHLAAAQLHKASQAEMDATFNMNANIVPQDMTLNAVDWLRLEGLTRKLSKEVSVGLQQQQPGRVRQRGDSPPAGNTAKAEDAGSSGKLYVVTGPAFVPRLMRVEHRPDGTEVHVPLSSADANAAPWKSAAPVKLMMTYELTGHPARGTPVAVPSHLFKVFLAEENGGRSHSVAAFMMPNGPIIEELPLTAYQVPIERLQRITGLQFFPGMDATRLPDLCKTHKCDARPSALFQRYRQVAQLRAADSVPQLRQTYAALQASAAGGKLDEAVVHEFQNRMEELVAAAVGLIDQAERR; encoded by the coding sequence ATGAGTGCCAGTGCGGCGATCGCCCGGCTTCtcggcgccgcctctcttgctctcttcgGCGTCACCGCCTACTGGGCCTACAGCACGCAGGCAAGCAAGCGCACACAGCTTGTGGTGCAGCCTGGCCGCTCTCTCGTCACGACTGCCAACGCTACACCGTCAATCGTAAGCGcaggcagcgacagcagcagccaggGATCTGTGAGAGGTGATGCCGCGCTGGCGTTTCCTGtcgtgctgccgcctcaCACGCCACCCGCCCAGGCCTCCACGCTCACCGCCGACTTCTTGCAGCAGTGCaacgaggcagcggcgcacgggCTGCCGTCCACTGCCGAGGTGCGCTGCTACGGCGGCTACCTCGCCAGCCTCAACTACGAGCGCCGCATCCCAAACTGGGTGATGGAGGTGGTTGACTACCGCAAGCTGCACTCCGGGCGCCGACCCTCCTccccggcagccgccgccgctaacagagacgacgacgccgcgcaggctgcagacgacgaggggagcgacggcagccgcggtggtggcgacgtCTCGCGCAACCGCAGCAACTTCTACGCCGACGACACCGTCCCCGCGGCCTTCCGCGTCGGACCCAACAGCTACACGTCACGCGGCATGAGTCGcggccacctcgccgccgcgcagttGCACAAGGCCTCGCAGGCGGAGATGGATGCGACCTTCAACATGAACGCGAACATCGTGCCGCAGGACATGACGCTGAACGCGGTGGATTGGCTGCGGCTGGAGGGCCTGACGCGCAAGCTGAGCAAGGAGGTAAGCGTcgggctgcagcagcagcagcctggCCGTGTCCGGCAACGCGGCGACAGCCCACCAGCAGGGAATACCGCCAAGGCGGAAGACGCGGGTAGCAGTGGCAAGCTGTACGTCGTGACCGGCCCCGCGTTCGTCCCCCGACTCATGCGTGTGGAGCACCGTCCGGACGGCACCGAAGTCCATGTGCCGCTGTCCTCAGCGGACGCGAACGCGGCGCCGTGGAAGAGCGCAGCTCCAGTGAAGCTGATGATGACGTACGAGCTCACCGGTCACCCCGCGCGTGGCACCCCCGTCGCTGTGCCGAGCCATCTGTTCAAGGTGTTTCTGGCGGAGGAGAACGGCGGCCGGTCACactcggtggcggcgttcATGATGCCCAACGGGCCAATCATAGAGGAGCTGCCCCTCACCGCGTACCAGGTGCCGATCGAGCGACTGCAGCGTATCACGGGGCTTCAGTTTTTTCCAGGCATGGACGCGACGCGCTTGCCTGACCTCTGCAAGACGCACAAGTGCGACGCACGGCCGTCCGCGCTCTTCCAGCGGTATCGGCAGGTGGCCCAGCTGCGGGCGGCCGACAGCGTGCCTCAGCTGCGGCAGACCTACGCGGCCCTGCAGGCCTCCGCGGCGGGCGGGAAGCTTGACGAGGCCGTCGTGCACGAGTTCCAGAACCGCATGGAGGAGCTtgtcgcggcggctgtggggcTGATCGACCAGGCAGAGCGACGCTGA
- a CDS encoding flagellar glycoprotein-like protein — protein MSRCAAVTTRRWPVRRARGPSPHQLFAAALAVLCILLHRPAAAQGSSSSDYYDGTYYYHVIFRSAPGGGDSTDGPSGVGIYGVVGYGGAMVGGGVVFSDMGGSGSAIRLISKAGYLSTIAGNNRKRGDQDGPSPDALFGGIPTGDSRANSLAYGNGGFYLADTLNNALRFTNATTNVTTTILNANTLNTPNSLAVSIISGKTSVFISNTGYHSVLYIPSLGSPVGQVNFTSDPYFVPGAITVLSHLSRAFIVNATLQMYCWSYIQPSSKSWKVSTPLAADFGRILQASKDGTQVLYVTANGSTIAGLDATASSATSPSLVPQKMIDLDTSLIGGKIQLFFERTSDSWYILTTTQFLIVSATPIHPEESSSSGSSSSSSSSSSSSSSSGSSSSSSSEGILSGRHKGIAAFPTAAFPTNDSCLMTQVYNWMRIDATEAYNTDDFLNEFVVPPTNITTLVDGDVNVSTWCGNITTDRSNDGTISILIFWGPRGHDLLYTQDRLVKSPWKRTRAFLNSLNSSGWNLGPFCFYNCTTACKTITAPKCPAYNIGSACDDVCKGAIASSVVIAAAGVVLLILMIVSPSNIFTAVVMVPII, from the coding sequence ATGtcgcggtgcgcagctgtCACGACAAGGCGATGGCCGGTACGGCGGGCACGGGGACCGTCGCCCCACCAGCtctttgccgccgccctgGCTGTTCTCTGTATTTTGTTGCACCGCCCGGCCGCCGCGCAAGGCTCGAGCTCCAGCGACTACTACGATGGCACATACTATTACCACGTCATCTTCCGCAGCGCCCCGGGCGGTGGCGACTCGACAGATGGTCCCAGTGGAGTGGGCATATACGGTGTAGTCGGCTACGGCGGCGCCATGGTCGGCGGCGGGGTCGTGTTCTCGGACATGGGAGGCAGCGGCTCTGCCATTCGCTTGATCTCCAAGGCAGGTTATCTTTCCACCATTGCCGGCAATaacagaaagagaggcgaCCAGGACGGCCCTTCCCCAGACGCCCTCTTCGGCGGCATCCCTACTGGTGACAGTCGTGCCAACTCCCTCGCGTACGGTAACGGCGGCTTCTACTTGGCTGATACCCTAAACAACGCCCTTCGCTTCACCAACGCCACGACGAATGTGACAACAACGATTTTAAACGCGAATACCCTGAATACGCCAAACTCGCTTGCCGTTTCGATCATCAGCGGCAAAACCTCCGTCTTCATCTCCAATACCGGCTACCATAGTGTTCTATATATTCCGAGCCTGGGCAGTCCGGTAGGGCAGGTGAACTTCACCAGCGACCCCTACTTCGTGCCAGGCGCGATCACCGTTCTGTCCCATCTCAGTCGCGCCTTCATCGTGAACGCGACCTTGCAGATGTACTGCTGGTCTTACATCCAGCCCAGCTCCAAGTCGTGGAAGGTGAGCACGCCTCTCGCAGCCGACTTTGGTCGAATCCTTCAAGCGAGCAAAGACGGTACCCAGGTGTTGTATGTGACCGCCAACGGCAGCACAATCGCCGGTCTTGACGCGACAGCATCTTCGGCTacctcgccgtcgctggtGCCGCAGAAAATGATCGACCTTGACACTTCGTTAATCGGCGGTAAGATTCAGCTCTTCTTTGAGCGTACCTCAGACAGTTGGTACATCCTCACCACTACCCAGTTTTTGATTGTCTCAGCGACCCCTATCCATCcggaagagagcagcagtagcggcagcagcagcagcagtagcagcagcagcagtagcagcagcagcagcggcagcagcagcagcagcagcagcgaaggcATCCTTTCAGGTCGTCACAAAGGTATTGCAGCCTTCCCTACAGCAGCCTTTCCCACCAACGACAGCTGCCTCATGACCCAGGTCTACAACTGGATGCGCATCGACGCTACGGAGGCGTACAACACCGACGACTTTCTGAACGAGTTCGTGGTACCTCCAACGAACATCACGACGCTCGTGGACGGCGACGTGAACGTTTCGACGTGGTGCGGCAACATTACCACCGACCGCAGCAACGACGGCACGATTTCGATTTTGATATTCTGGGGCCCGCGAGGCCACGACCTGTTGTACACGCAAGATCGCTTGGTGAAATCCCCGTGGAAACGGACGCGAGCGTTTTTGAACTCGCTGAATAGCAGTGGCTGGAACCTTGGCCCCTTCTGCTTCTACAACTGCACTACCGCCTGTAAGACGATCACGGCCCCCAAGTGCCCCGCGTACAACATCGGATCGGCGTGCGACGACGTGTGCAAGGGTGCCATCGCGTCCTCAGTGGTGATAGCAGCGGCTGGCGTCGTGCTCCTTATACTCATGATTGTTAGTCCATCGAACATCTtcacggcggtggtgatggtgcctATCATTTAA